Proteins co-encoded in one Chitinophagales bacterium genomic window:
- a CDS encoding DoxX family membrane protein — protein sequence MDTFNTILRVLLGIVFLVFGANKIVPFLPPPEISGVGADFLSNILGSNFKYVLATFEITCGIMLLLNKYVNLALAILAPIAINILIFHLLIDQDIVNGLPGFFVFFATFWLFWGRKEAFEGILKP from the coding sequence ATGGACACATTTAATACCATTCTTAGAGTATTGTTGGGTATTGTCTTCCTTGTTTTTGGGGCCAACAAAATTGTTCCTTTTTTACCTCCACCCGAAATAAGTGGTGTGGGGGCAGATTTTTTGAGTAATATTTTGGGTAGCAACTTCAAATATGTATTGGCTACTTTTGAAATTACATGCGGGATTATGTTGTTACTCAATAAGTATGTCAATCTTGCTCTCGCCATTTTAGCTCCGATTGCCATTAATATTTTGATTTTTCACTTGCTGATAGACCAAGATATTGTGAATGGATTGCCTGGTTTCTTTGTTTTCTTTGCTACTTTTTGGCTGTTTTGGGGGCGCAAGGAAGCTTTTGAAGGCATATTGAAGCCGTAA